TTTTGAATTCTGGAAAAAATGCATCCTTGAGCAACCAGTATTGAAAAAGCAACTTATTATTTGAAATCATCCATGAATAACAAAACACGTAACAAATCAAGTCCCTCTAACTTACCTCTTACTGCAAGAAATTAgttctaaaaaagaaaataatgcttATTACTCTTATTTAAGAAGTTAATGTCCACAGTGGATTAGTTTGTCACTGATCCATTCTAGTTACTACATTAATACCATGATGTGTtgcacacaataaaacacattttaaactttttttttttaaatagaaccaAGCCCTCAATTACTTTCTGTCACAGACCCTACTGTTTGCACCTTTCATGCCATCAGTATTCCTCTGACAAAACTGTTCATTTTAGACATGTATCCATGCATTTGGATGCAGAGGTAATTTTGAAGGTGGTAAATGTCACCTGTCAAAAAGGGTACAAAGCAGAAATGGAGAACACTTGCACGATATTTCACAAAAAGGGAAACTAAGAACCTTGTCCACTGAGGAGTCCCAGTTAGCCTGGCAGCCTGTGGACACTGAAAACTCCGTCACAACCAGTCCAGTGCAGTTACAAGCTTGTGAACAAAGACACCGTCTCCCTCGTCTCCCGCCGGATTGTCAAGAGAAAGTACAGCCTGTAGCTTGAGTCAAACAGTTATTTCTGAGGAAGGTGGAAAACACATCGCTTGGCTGACTCATCACAATTTGGATGGAAAATGAATCCCCATTCTTCCACCTGAGGAGAGATCAGATAGGAAGGAGAGCCAAGAGGAAGGAGGGAGCGATGGGCGAAGATAGAGAAGCCAAGAAGCAGACATTAGGCTTGATTGAGACGCATGGCAGACGGAGAATCACGTAGCGCGTCAGAGCACATCCTCACAGTTGGCCGGGCTGTCTCTCAAAACTCTCCAAATAGTCTAAAGTCGACCTGTTGGAGTTACTGAGTCGTCACACTACATGTTGTAGCCCAGGAGCAATGGGCCCACAAAGGtgtctcctctcttctctctgcgGGACTTGTTAGAGGTGCTATTCTGGAATCCATCTGCCTTCATTCTCACTACTGCAAAACACTGTGAGATGTACTTTAGAAAATTCTGGTTTCTGGTGAAAAGCAATCCAGAAGAAATTGTTGGATTTGAATGCTAaacctttaaatgttttcacagcGGCTAGCGCAAGCAGGAGGAACAGCTAGTTTTCATGCATGGCCACAAAGCTACACTTGTGTTCATTCTCATGGTACAGAGCAGCCTGTGCCATCTTTGACATGAACATCGGATCCAATTTTGATCAAATGCCAGTTTTCTCTGAGATGTAGAATGATAGTATGCATGCGCTTTGTTTAAGAAACACTGCAGGAGAACTAATGTTTATGCACATCTGCAGCCACTGTGAATGCTTCATGTtcacaaacatgaacagaaaaaagtatCGATGGACGGATGGAATGTTGTTGTTGCACAGGGAATCTAATTTAACAACATCCTCATCTTGTAAATGTGGTGGAAATAGTTTATACTAACTTGGTTGTGAACCCGATAGCAGCATGAGAAAGATTTATGCTTCTGGAGGATAATCAAAGTGACAAATTAACAACTTTTAGCttaaatgagactcaaaatggtCTACCACAATTTCACAGTAAAAGCCTTTgtatgcaaacaaaacaaataaaacatcaaagatGATTTAGTGAAAATGTAGTTGGTAAACTAAGAAGATTCAACATTGTtagacattaaaacattttttttcagttgctgCACAAATAATACGGGTGTTTTCCCAAAATCTAGCAGTCtgcaatacatacatacatacatacatacagcagCTATGGTGCAGATAAATAGTAATTCAACACCTTCTGAAGATCTTGTCTTTGCTTACCTTGAACCGGTGTATTCCAGGACATGGTGGTATCATGACTGGGTGTCTTCAAGGTGCACATTTTGGGGGATGTTGGAGGGGAAACAAGCCTGAACCTGCAAACAGAGTAAAactgttacatttttctttgagGCTCAGGAACAGAGATCAAGACAAGCAGATGCCAACAAGAATACTTTAATTGACAACGCTCAAAAACCAAAAGACTACAACTCCCAGAAGCTGGATCCCGGAAACAGGTACTGGGAAAAATAACACTATGTACAAGGGCTAGGGAGTCCCTAGTGGTAGATGGACTAAATGGTCCTctcaaatacaacacaaaaatgaacagCTAACCTAAGAACTAGCTCTAACACTATGACTCGTAGAGCTGATAATACTTGTGGTTAAACAGAACCAAAACCAGGATCTTTAAGAGTTTCAGAGCGCTCAAAAAACAATGCAGACTCAAAGCTgaagagcaactaagctcactagaaaaaacaacacagactcAAAGCTGAAGAGCAACTAAGCGCACTAAAAATGACAGGGTCTCAGGTAACGTTAACTAAACAACACTAATACCTCAACCTGGCTCGTGCTGGGGACGGACTGCCGACTAGGGAGGGGGGTAACGGGCTGAGGACTGGAGTTGAAGGCAGAGGCAGCAACGGCAGAATGAAATCCAGACTGAAGACGGAGGGTGGGTGGAGGGAATCCCGGTGTCCTCTTGAAAACTGTTGTCGTTGGTGAGTCCGGAGAGGGGCAGATGGTTCAGCCACAGGAGCGGGTGAGGTTCCAActaaaagaacagaaacaaagtTACCAGAAGGTTCAACTTAGGATTCGCTAGAGTGAACGAACGGTAGAACTAACTGTGTGCATTCACAATCCGGCATCCAAGTGGTGACTGGCGTCTGAATATATGGAGAGGAGGTGGATGACTGACTGGCTCCGACACACCTGTTCCTGCTTCAGGGGATGCCCCTGATTGTTCACCTGCCGCTGCTGCCACAACACTCTGAATAcctaaaaagaaagaaacagccGAGCAGAcctgacaaaaacaatgctttCTTGCCTAGTgttaagataaaacaaaactttagcAATTCTTTTGGTATTCTTTTATGGAAAAATCGTGGTGATAACACTACcttccagtgaaaatcaagtgttttttACTTGCCAGAGGACATATtctgagtgaaataagcagtcagcatTCATGGCTAAGCATTTCCATGTTGAAACTGCAGCCTATTAAAACCACAGATTCCGACTTCCTGgattttatatgtaacaaacctaaagaatccactgtcaacttgcaggatgGAGGATATACATATCATTATTCCATAATCAGTGTCCAATTTGAATTTTCCATTGCGTAGCATGGAGCCAACTGACAATATGTCTGAGCGAGTTagaagtgagctggtgtgctcgagcatCTGCCAGCAGTCAGGGATTGGtgaaaagagaggaagagggactTTATGACTCCAAACTTATCTAGAGGAAGCAAGGCTGTAAAGttacatcaaaatcattttaaggcaggatgggattatttacatggaaaaatgttttaatatgcAATAGAGTTTTTAGAAGTTTGAAACAAGCTAGAAAACCATGCAATGGTCAGAGAGGAATTTGAGGTTTGGTAACTAAAATACTTGGTTGAAGTTAGATAAAGATCATGGTTAGGGGTGTTAAAAAGGCAAATGGTCCTTGGAGGTCAGCGACAAAGCATGAACTCTCAGCTAGAGTCCTCCAATACGGATGTAATTCCCAACAGCCCAGTATGACTTGTTTCTTACTTATTCTAACATTGGCATTGACACTGCAGACAATGATCGGATACAGTTTTGACTCTTTTAAAGACTGACTAAATATGGCACCTTGAATCACTATTTGAACTAATTTATATGAAAGCACAAATACCGACTGTCAACAGTCATGTCGCTGTGTTAGTCTGTTATGACTGATAGGAAATACAGCATAATCAAGGCCCTATGCTTTGATTATGCTCCACTTAGAGTCCACTTGGAGAACTTCATTCCATGCATGTCAACAAGTCTACGCATTTCATGCATGCACACTGCTTCCCTCTAGTGCGGTCACAATGTGGGCACAAATTTTTGGCTCTACATCCACATGGGGTCCGTGTGGATTCTCTTTGACTTGGGCAGCAAACTTCATTAACATCACACAAACTGTAGTGAACCCTCACATACTCACAATAATGAAAAGTATAACACTGGCACAAGTCTGCAAAACTGGGGTTCATGTCTCACGTCAGACAATTATTCTTAGATTTCAGTTTCACTTgcagtttagtttggtttttggtgtaaaaattGCTTGGTTATGTTGGGGAAAATGTATTGTATTAGGTTAAAATAACCCTTTTTACAACTTTAACTACGAGTGTGAAACTTGGTTAGGTTCAGGCACCaaggttaggtttaggaaaacaGCACAGTTTGTGTGAGAATATAATCCTTTCACggcatgttttaaaaatctcctccattttctagGTTGCTAGTGTGGTGAGTCCTGCTGCATCTAATTCATAACAAtgacaataacacaataaaataaatgtttatcagAAATGGATTTGGCATACATTTCAAACAAACATAATTCTAACTGAAAATACAGTTCATTTGTAGTAGAACATTGTTTTGATGAGTTAGGGTTGTTTTCTCAGTGAGTCTGGAACAATAAGAGCCCAGAATGGTGCAGAGAGGTCTGCATCAAATTTCACCTATGTGATTTCTTTCAAAGGAGATCTTGTATAAAAATATCCCAAACCTTTTTGTTTCCAGACAAACCTGAGGGCCTCATTAGTATGTTTTGTTGGACCTCCTGAACACAATTGAAAATGAAACCAAAGGTCAGTGTTAAGTCTCCCCTGgcttttgttctttaaaacaacaataCTGTATTGATCTGTCCTGAATGATAAACACAAATGTCTTGGTAAAACACAGTCTCTTTTGACCTTTAGCAATTACTTCTACATGACTTTAGCAATACTgcagatgaaaaaagaaaacaacgtCCAACtcgttttttcttcttttcttttcttatctgTAACTTCACCTGCATCTTGCTGAGGTATGACAGATTTTAGGTAAATTTCACAGATGCTGGTCTTTACATcgtaaatgaataataattgcAAGCTGTTGCATCAGATTTAcatcaaactatttctgaagGTTGACTCAGCATCACTGCTTCAGCCAAGGATCTGTGAGTTTGCTTCTAAACTGTGATTACCTGGTTTCATATAGACTTCCTGATAAACATGCagacaaaactataaataaaaatcatgattCTGCCTCATAATAAACTCAGGTAATGGCTAAAACCTCAGTTATCTGGTGCTTCAAGTGAGATAAGTTATCAGACAGAGTTGAAGTGTGTCGTGATGACCCATGATTAGATCCTCTTGACCTTTTATCTGACCTCAGGAGAGAGTCAGATTACAGTCCAGGACTTTTTTGGGGGGACTTTGACTATTTGTGAGCAAGGCAAGGTAACTAAATGTGCCTACACATATTGTAGCTCTATACACACAACtggttttactgttgttttggaTGTGCCACGAGCTATAATGAAAAATGGTGATTAACATACTTCTATCCATGAATTTGGGAACATGCAGCCAATCAGTCGGGGTTTGCAGAGACGGCTGAGTTGATGAAGAACAATGCACCTCAGGCTGAAACCTCTTGACTTGTGGAAAGACTGCAGAGAGGTGATGGCAGCAGGCGGCTGATAACGTCCAGTCACTGGTTCCATACAGACACGTCCTGGACAGCCACAAATACACACTCCATCACAATAGCAGGAGGCACTTGAGATCTGAAtgatgacaagaaaaacaactcTTGGATTTCGATCTgtcattcaccaaaaaaaaatggaaaactgctgctgcactttTGGTCCCCTTAAACTTTTTTTGACTCCACAAACCTTCACATTTCTCTGTATTTTATCAATATATTCATTCGCTAAGATCAGCCATGCCAAGCGCCCACGTCAACTGACATTTAGATGCAATTTAATCctcataaaaaaatatgtttttgaaatgATATGATTACACACCTACAGGCTGTTTTGTTTATTGCATTTCTCGTCAAAAAAACCATAATATGCTTCATTTTAATTGGAATAAAAGGCCATTCCATTGATTCCTGAAAAGGGCCATAACAGCAGCACTGTgcctagtgtgtgtgtgtgtgtgtgtctgtgtgtgtgtgtgtgtgtgtgtgtgtgtgtgtgtgtcttgccCTTTGTGTGTGGTCATgcttcacattttcatttaagcTTTGATCACATTACTGCTATTGTCACCATATTAATGTTAGTCAATGAATAGATTAAATATTCAATTAAGCCTGACGCCTCCACATGCAGCAATGTGTTTGAGGGTgattctctctctcactctctctctctctcactctctgtgtgtgggtgtgtgtgtgtgtgttgatgtgtaatgatgtgtaaatatatttatggCTCAGGGTCACAGTGGTATTAACCTGACCCCGGCTGGTTTTCTCTCTGGGGGGAAAAAGGCTCCACACTGCTGAGTTTCTGTTAGTTTTTCTGGGCCTCCATCCTCTATGAAGGTGTgtttggcaaaaaaatataaCTTTCAGGATGTCTTTAATAACACTGTGGTGGGAAAAATATCTTGCCACGATCATGTTGCACAAGATTGGTGCATTTCCCCCTCCATAAAGATGTATTAATCCCTTGAAAGAACTACACACTGTGCTGCTTTTACCAGGCGTTCAGTTAAATGTCCCATCAGCTGGGCATATGCCAAAGGCCTACATCTTATTCAAGTTTTAAACCCCTAATTGGTAACGTTTAAAAGGCGTTTAAGAGTGccctttcttctctcttttctcattTCCCATTTAATGTGTTGTGTCAAAGTCTATTACCTCAGTTGGACGTTTCTGTCCCTTAAGTTGAAAAAAAAGGagcagggaggaggggggagagagagagagagagagaagccaTCAGCTGAGGTTTGCCAGGTCGATAAAGCTTTTAGATTTGGAGATGTTTTCAGGGGGAGCCCATTTCCTGCGGCTAAGAGTTGTTAATGGAGCTTAAGGAATTATCTTATGACTCTGGCTCTGAGAGCAGTTTATTTCAGCCCGGACCTGCTCCACGTGTCGGAGTGTGCTGCTGTCAGGGCCGCTTAATGAAAAGTAACGCGCCACTGATTACAGTTTTATTTGGTCTCTATGTAAAAAGCTCCTGTTAATTTACCATCTCGCTCCCTCTGTGCGCTCGCATTTGGCACGGCTGAATGATTTAGTTATAGCAGGCTTCCTTCTTTgcttgttctctctctctctctctctcttctgtcttACTTTACtctcaagtaaaaaaaaatggttcagAGGTCTAATAAAATCTGTCCTCAtggtaaattaattaaatgtcgAGGCTATCTTATCTGCGGGGACTTAAACTCTGCGCTAATTTTCTTTCAGCGCCTATGAAAAATTAAATGCACCATTTTGTATGTATGCTAAACAGGCCTGAATacgtttttcctcctccttatAACCATCCTGACGATGTCTTTTccttgattttattttctgctccGGGTGCTGCGGGCAgcagaaagcaaataaaaacatacatcctggaaataaatagaaaaaaacagcccTTTTGTCCACCACTTTTTCTTCCGATGGGGGTAAAATCTCGATCGTTGgtgcttttttccccattaaaaTTCATCACTGGAGCCCCCTCCCTCGAACCCCTCACCCCTCTCTCACAGGACACACCGAGTCCCCCGAGAGCTCCACTTTCGCCATTACTGTCAAGTACCCTTGACTCCTTTCTTTTTGCCCTTTTATCTACAACAACTAATTCGAGTTCCTTTGCCCTTTTCACTTTCCGACGACGTGAGTGCCTCTCTCTTAAAGCCCTTTCACTTTTCAGGAGAAAAACGGAATCAGCATCCAGGCTGTTTTCTTTAGGGCCTCgtctcaagaaaaaaaattgaggaGTTAGTGTCAAAACTCCTCGCTTCAAATGATTTCTCAGGGCCTCCATTCTGAACCCTTTAATGGACGTATATGGCGAATAACTTACCCTTTTGACAGCTGCATCATGGACGCTGTTGAGATATTTCGATAATATtatcagagagcagagaggggaAATCAATAGGCTGACATGAAATATGACTGCGAACATCCCAATTACAGCCTGTTTAGAGGGAATTAATGAGGCAGATCTTAGATACTGATACTGTTCTGTCTTGGGGGTTGAGCTGCCTTGTTTTCTCGCTGTCACTAAATGAGAgtgaatgtttctttttctgaaaaataacagGGCGGGAGAGGCTAGAATGCGCCTTTTTTAATGCGTAAAGGAGGGTTTGGGAAGATAAAACTGCTTTGTTTAACAGTAAAACACcgtaaaaaacagtttttctctgcTCAGCTCTGGAGCAGGCCTCAGTGTGTTAGAGTTGTAAAGGAATAAAGTGGAATAAAAGAGTAAAAGCGGATGGAGGCCTGTTTCAGCACCATAGACAGCAACTCTCACTCTTCAGAAACcgactgcttttattttcagtgaacAAAGTTGAAACGCTCTCATCCACTTTCCAGGAGAGCAGTGCATTTGTgagactctttttttcttcttttaatagTGATACTCAACTGCTGAGACCTAAATAATATTCAATTACATTTGCATGCGCATGgtaaagaaaattatttaaaaaggaaaaaaaatcatgtaaacCTTATTTTTTTATCTCTCCAAGATGTAAACTTTTACATTTCGATACGTTTTGTGCGTGCGTTGGATGAAATAAGCCGAACTGATCTGATCTGTAACTCCAGTGTAACAGCACGAGGCTACAACTGCtgtaaaaccaataaaactgGATGAAGGGAATCGTGGAGGCTTTTGCAACCGACTCAGTCACCAGAagtctctgtcttttttttttttgcaataaacgGCTCGTTTTGGTTCTGTTAGGAGCAGAAAagtttgttgatagtttttgGGAAGCTCATGTCTTTGGAGGAGTCTTGGTGCTGCTGCAGGGCCGCCGCGCTTCGCTCCGCCTCCAGAATGGCGCCTTTGGTGTTCGTGGTCCAAGAGACGGTGGTGTTGGTCAGAGCCTGGCTCAAAGTGCTGTGCCTGAACAAGGGGTCGTGGAAAACCCCGTCCACCCAGTTTCTCAGGGTCGTGACCGGCGAGTCCTGCCTGTTGTCCAGGCCGGTCACGGGTGAGGTAGCGGCGGGGGACGGGGTGAGGGAGGAGGGCGGCGGCTGGCACCTCAGCATACAGGACGGATACTCAGTCTGGTTGAGGGACGTCGCGGTTTGGGCCAGAGACCAGATCCGGGGTTTCCCGTCTAGTATCTGGTGCCCTGCTGGCTGCTGGTTGTAACACGCCTTCTGCTGCCTGCTGTCCGCCTGGAAATCCTCCGGGCTCGTTTTGAGACAGCTTTTGCTCAAGTCCTGCTCCGCTCCGAGGGACACCGGGATGGGGATCTTCAGGGACGTGTCCTTGATGAGGTGCTCGGTCGGACAGTCGCTGGTCGTGGTGGACATGTGCGTGTTCAGGTGGTATCGGTGCTTCAGCTCGCACTCGGAGCTCTCAGACTCCAGCGTGTCGAAATCCTCCAGGTCGCTGAGCTGCAGGTCCTTGTCAGGTCGACTCCTGGTCTCTGGGAGGacagagaggcagcagcaggtcAAAGGAGATGAGAGTCACACAGCAGATCAGCACATGTCCTCAGGAATTAGAAGAAGCACACTTGTTAAATTATCTCTGTTTTAAATAAAGCAGATGCTGGATATTAGTAATAAAAAGTGATTATTGCCAAAACAATCTTTCGACTTTCAGTGACTGAAGTTAACATTTTGGGTTCAAATTGGACATTACAATTGTAAAAGCTAGATTCTTCAATGAAAAGGTCCAGTTTGTGCGATTGACTGAGGCCTCTGCAGAGAACTTCAGCAACTGATGTTGTTGGCAGTTTTTCATGTGCACTTTATCAAACGTTTTTAAGTCCATAAATAGGCTTTTATACATttcatataatataaaataaagactGGGTAAACTATCTGTATTGTACCGCTTTCGTGTGTTTCTAATTATCATCATGGTGCAATGATAAACACTAATCACAGTATCACACGCTTATAGAAGGCTGATTGAGTTTTAGAGAACCAAAACACTGATATTCTGCAAGAACAGAGGCTCTGTAAACATTGTGGTAGAAAATTCAATGTTATACATCAGGCTACCATTTCAAATTTGAgcaaaatttgacaagaaaaagaaaaagtaacaaCACCATCCTTATGCAGATTTAAGATATTCTGTTGCAGTGGAATGTGCTCAATAACATTTTAACTTTCATTATAACCTTCATCTGTATTATCATGACACATCCAAGACTTATtctacagtaaaaacagaaacttagAAAGTACTTAGAAACAATTCACCACATGcagctttctttcatttctgcaaACCTTTCTGACACTGACCATCATCATTATTCTCGCTTTTTATCTGCTCCTCCTGAGAGCCATCCTCATCGTCGTCGTATCTCTTCTCCTCTGAGCCCTTGTTTCTGGGCGGCCAGGTCATCTTGTTCTCCTTCTTGAGCCTCCTCCTGGCGTTGGCGAACCATGTGGAGACCTGCGTCAGCGTCATCTTGGTGATGATGGCCAGCATGATCTTCTCCCCTTTAGTTGGGTAGGGGTTCTTcctgtgctcctgcagccagGCCTTCAGCGTGCTGGTCGTCTCACGTGTGGCGTTCTTCCGCCTCGTTCCTCCGTCCATGGAACCATATCTGTTGATGAGAGGAACACAAGAAACGTGGTAATGAGAGGGTGAATATCATACGTAAGGCTTGCTGCGTGACCGTTTCTAATGCGACTGCACTGACACTTTCCTTGACAGAACCGTCTGCTTCTTGGAGTTTCCCTGAATTGATGCATGACATGCTCCTTACAGAGGCTCTCATACTCCTCATACTGCTGTCTACATCATtgcacaaagacataaaatttaaaagtgGAAATCATAAATGTGTGTCAGTTAAGAGATGTAATCCAGAAAGCAAAGTTAAGGTGCATGTAAAGGGAAAACCTGTCAAACTAAACATACTCTgtgaactttttattttttcacaagcTTTAAAAAAACTCCAAAGGCTTGCAAATGtttataaatgggaaaaaaaagatcagaatTGAGGAAAAGGGCGACTTTATGTCAGAGAACTTCCTTGAAACTCCTCTTCCCTTCTACTCCGGTATCTGAAGTTAATATCCCAGTTCTGTTTAGAAATGTGCAAATTGGTCAATCAAATATGCTGCAGACTAGAATGTACCATATGCATTGCTTATTTTCCAACCTTTTTCGATGTATTCCCTGTTTAAACTGTTCTTCGGGCAGCTCACGGCTCTTTCCATCCTCTCGCCTCCCACAAATATCAACCGTAAGCctacatttaaaatgcatgcTGTTGATTTTCAGTCAGCACTGAGCTGTAAAAGTCTCTCTGGGGAGGCTTTTATGAGGCCTTTATTGCTCCGTATGGCTTAGTGCAGGTCAAACACTGCAAAGGGAATCAAAAGGAGAGGAGCGCTGCACCTTTCCTCACCCTGCGTTGTTCCCTCGCAGATAAAATAGACTGTAAAATTGCTTTATTGAGTGTAATGATGAGCCCTCAGGTAAGAGGCGGCTGCAGACagtgtgctgctgctcctgctgctgctggaggcctGCTTGTTTATCTGAGTGCCACAACTTCTGTTTGGCCTTTTGCTGCATGTGCACTTACTAAGAGACATTTTGCTCTTTAAACTGTGTTTAGAGTGATTAATAAAAGACTCATGAACTCTCATTCTCTGCAAAGCTGAGTCTACATAACACTGTGCATGATCAAGTAATAGACAACACTATAAAAgtgagtgtgtttctgtggttttgcATGCAGCTCTGTTAGCGCTGACCCTTCTGTTCACACTGAATCCATAGAGATCACTCACAGCATATATTTTCCTCACATCCCACACTTAATTTGGATGTCATCTGATTATTGGGAAGACCTTTCAATATGGCAGACCTGCTCTTCACAACAATCCAGAGGCCTCATGTTGTGATGAAAGGGTGCCATGGGTCCTGTGAAGTAATTCACCCCATCAGAGAAGAAATGTGTCAGGAGATGAAGGTGATCACCCAGCGCTGCCTGACGTGATGAGAATGGCCTCGACCTCTCAGGAATGATTGATTTAATGCCGGAAAACTCACCTCACACTACAGCACAACACTTTAAGAGTTAGCTGCTAAATTTTTCCTCACATGCAGTTGGGATAACGTTGCTTTCTGGAGTTTTATTTGACCGACACGCTCAAGATGCTGCAACTTTGACGCGACACAAGACTTTCTCTCACTTTTTCATCTCCGcaacattattttaaagtaaGTTCATCAATTCACATGAAGGGTTCAAATGGTTACAAAGGAGATCaagcttttaaaaatgattaaaaatcagCTCTAACTACATACCTGTCATACTGATACTGTCCCAGGGTTGGATCATAGGGGTAGTAAGCTGTTGCCTGTGTTATTCCCGCATGCGCAGAAGCTGTGGCATCTTTAGTGTCGAATGTTCCCTGCAATCATTCAGAAAGAGGAGAGTTtagaagaaacacacaaacatgaaggAGATTTTGTCTCATTAAGTGAGTCACCTACtcaggaaaaaatatataacagtTAAACAGTTGTATTTTAAAGCTGCTATTAACAATGGGGGTGGCTGTTGGtacaaaaaataatctaatacTGAAGAAATCTTGTGCCAATTGGAATACGCTGCAGTAATAAATTGCCCACTGGGTGCATGTTCACAAACCAGTTCCAgtgacaaaacttttaaaacttgaaaCCCTTAACTTTTTAAATGCTAATTaaggttattaaaaaaaataaaactttagaaataaaatgtggCAACAGTAGATTTAGTGCAGGTTTCTGGAGAAATGCATCTGTAAGGAGTTATACAGGAGGGTCTGTagcaaaacaaagatttattATAAAGCAAATTAGCAATTAGAAAAGTATACAagtatttaaaattttcttctCAGCACAGTTGTGCCAACAATGTCTACACTTAATGAAATTTAACCTAAAACCAAACTCTATTCCTACACTTCAGGCTCTATGTAGAGTTTGTTATAAAAACGTTTGAgaattcatttaaaatcatttgttGACAATCAAATACTGAATCTTCAAAATCTGTCTTGTGTGTCAAATTCAACTTCTTCTCAGTGCAAAACAAAcagtctgaatgacagaaatctttgcaatgtatttttctgcctcttttgaTAAAACTCATTTGCTTCAGAACAAACTGACACAAGAGAAATGCGCAAAGCTGAAAAgtgac
This genomic stretch from Amphiprion ocellaris isolate individual 3 ecotype Okinawa chromosome 9, ASM2253959v1, whole genome shotgun sequence harbors:
- the irx4a gene encoding iroquois-class homeodomain protein IRX-4a encodes the protein MSYPQFGYPYSSAPQFLMTTNSLTTCCESTGRSIADSGVAASGQTPVYCPVYESRLLATARHELSSAAALGVYGSPYTGGQGYGNYVTYGTDASAFYSLGTFDTKDATASAHAGITQATAYYPYDPTLGQYQYDRYGSMDGGTRRKNATRETTSTLKAWLQEHRKNPYPTKGEKIMLAIITKMTLTQVSTWFANARRRLKKENKMTWPPRNKGSEEKRYDDDEDGSQEEQIKSENNDDETRSRPDKDLQLSDLEDFDTLESESSECELKHRYHLNTHMSTTTSDCPTEHLIKDTSLKIPIPVSLGAEQDLSKSCLKTSPEDFQADSRQQKACYNQQPAGHQILDGKPRIWSLAQTATSLNQTEYPSCMLRCQPPPSSLTPSPAATSPVTGLDNRQDSPVTTLRNWVDGVFHDPLFRHSTLSQALTNTTVSWTTNTKGAILEAERSAAALQQHQDSSKDMSFPKTINKLFCS